The Rhododendron vialii isolate Sample 1 chromosome 6a, ASM3025357v1 genome includes a window with the following:
- the LOC131330096 gene encoding probable small nuclear ribonucleoprotein G translates to MSRSGQPPDLKKYMDKKLQIKLNANRMVVGTLRGFDQFMNLVVDNTEEVNGNERTDIGMVVIRGNSVVTVEALEPVSRAQ, encoded by the exons ATGAGCAGGTCCGGTCAGCCTCCAGATCTCAAGAA ATACATGGACAAGAAGCTACAGA TCAAGTTGAATGCAAATCGAATGGTTGTTGGGACACTCCGTGGTTTTGATCAGTTCATGAATCTTGTGGTTGACAACACTGAGGAGGTGAATGGGAATGAGAGAACTGACATTGGCATGGTG GTTATTAGAGGAAATAGTGTGGTCACTGTTGAAGCGCTTGAACCAGTAAGCAGAGCACAGTGA